In Prunus dulcis chromosome 1, ALMONDv2, whole genome shotgun sequence, the following are encoded in one genomic region:
- the LOC117614022 gene encoding wall-associated receptor kinase 3-like isoform X3 produces the protein MLCPCSYAFVVEEGKFNFSSNMLKDLEEVRLLPVVLDWSIGNEACEVVENKKLMNYTCQKNSRCDDVDNGVGYRCKCMDGYHGNPYLNGCRDINECDDANLHDCKQNCINTDGGYKCSCRKGYHGDGKTNGEGCSPNRTLVVQITVGIGVSLLALLMGSLWFYLGYKRWKLMKLKEKFFRKNGGLMLQQQLSERQGSTHETAKIFTAEELEKATNNYSETRIIGKGGFGTVYKGILVDGRVVAIKKSKMVDQSQIDQFINEVLVLSQINHRNVVKLLGCCFETEVPLLVYEFVTKGTLFDYIHNTSKATKSNNSWEIHLRIATETAGVLSYLHSAASVPIIHRDVKSTNILLDETLTAKVSDFGASRLVPIDQAELSTMVQGTLGYLDPEYLQTSQLTEKSDVYSFGVVLVELLTRKKALSFDQPEEERNLAIYFLSALKEDRLLQVLDDCIVNEGNIEQLKEVSNLAKRCLRMKGEERPTMKEVAMELEGLRRMVMHPWVSNEANSEETESLLGGISMETISCGGGGDSSSGYDTMRNHIMLPVNDGR, from the exons ATGCTCTG CCCCTGCAGCTATGCCTTCGTAGTCGAAGAGGGAAAGTTCAACTTCTCCTCCAACATGCTCAAGGATTTGGAAGAGGTGAGATTGCTCCCAGTGGTACTAGATTGGTCAATTGGAAATGAAGCATGTGAAGttgttgaaaataaaaagttgatgAACTACACATGTCAAAAGAACAGTAGGTGTGATGATGTCGACAATGGTGTCGGGTATCGCTGCAAGTGCATGGACGGTTACCATGGGAATCCATACCTCAATGGCTGCCGTG ACATTAATGAATGCGATGATGCAAACCTCCATGACTGCAAACAAAATTGTATAAATACAGATGGAGGCTATAAATGTTCTTGCCGGAAGGGGTACCATGGTGATGGTAAAACAAACGGAGAAGGTTGCTCCCCTAATCGAACATTAGTTGTTCAGATTACTGTTG GAATCGGGGTCAGCCTCTTAGCCTTGCTAATGGGAAGCTTATGGTTTTACTTGGGATACAAAAGGTGGAAGCTGATGAAGCTGAAGGAGAAGTTCTTCCGGAAAAATGGAGGACTTATGCTACAACAGCAACTTTCAGAACGACAAGGATCCACTCACGAAACGGCGAAAATCTTCACTGCAGAAGAACTTGAGAAGGCCACCAACAATTATAGTGAGACTAGAATCATTGGCAAGGGAGGTTTTGGTACGGTGTACAAAGGAATTTTGGTAGACGGCCGGGTGGTTGCAATCAAGAAGTCAAAAATGGTGGATCAAAGCCAAATAGACCAATTCATTAATGAAGTGTTGGTGCTTTCCCAAATCAACCATAGAAATGTGGTCAAGCTTTTAGGTTGTTGTTTTGAAACAGAAGTTCCACTGCTAGTTTATGAGTTTGTCACCAAGGGAACCCTCTTCGACTACATCCATAACACAAGCAAGGCAACGAAATCAAACAATTCTTGGGAAATCCATCTAAGGATAGCTACAGAAACTGCCGGAGTGCTATCCTACTTGCACTCTGCAGCCTCTGTTCCTATCATTCACAGAGATGTCAAGTCCACAAACATACTCCTGGATGAAACTCTCACAGCAAAAGTGTCTGATTTTGGCGCCTCAAGATTGGTTCCTATAGACCAAGCTGAGTTATCTACGATGGTGCAAGGAACTCTGGGGTATTTAGACCCCGAATACTTGCAGACAAGCCAATTGACAGAGAAAAGTGATGTTTACAGTTTCGGGGTTGTCCTGGTTGAGCTACTAACAAGAAAGAAAGCGCTTTCCTTTGACCAGccagaggaagagagaaatttggctatatattttctttctgcaTTGAAAGAGGACCGCTTGTTACAAGTTCTTGATGATTGTATTGTGAATGAGGGAAACATTGAGCAGCTTAAAGAGGTTTCAAACCTTGCGAAGAGGTGTTTGAGAATGAAAGGAGAAGAAAGGCCAACAATGAAGGAAGTGGCTATGGAACTAGAAGGACTGAGAAGGATGGTAATGCATCCATGGGTTAGCAATGAAGCCAATTCAGAAGAGACTGAGTCCCTTCTTGGTGGAATATCCATGGAAACTATTAGTTGTGGAGGCGGTGGCGATTCAAGTTCTGGGTATGATACCATGAGGAACCACATTATGCTACCAGTAAATGATGGGAGATGA
- the LOC117614022 gene encoding putative wall-associated receptor kinase-like 16 isoform X1, which yields MSIQRLMLLLLLLQLITFIEVLLAAAASAQTTAATLSPPSSDQVEVKPGCQDKCGDVSIPYPFGTTQDCYYNQDFLITCNDTYNPPKPFLRKSDSIEVTNISVDGKLYIKQYIAIQCFNKSGTPLGGLKNSLSLSRFFISDTDNKFVAVGCDTSAKIIGYKRRAYGYTGGCTTTCGSIDYVANYSCSGIGCCQTSIAKGMTSFNVSVTSSNNHKNVWDFSPCSYAFVVEEGKFNFSSNMLKDLEEVRLLPVVLDWSIGNEACEVVENKKLMNYTCQKNSRCDDVDNGVGYRCKCMDGYHGNPYLNGCRDINECDDANLHDCKQNCINTDGGYKCSCRKGYHGDGKTNGEGCSPNRTLVVQITVGIGVSLLALLMGSLWFYLGYKRWKLMKLKEKFFRKNGGLMLQQQLSERQGSTHETAKIFTAEELEKATNNYSETRIIGKGGFGTVYKGILVDGRVVAIKKSKMVDQSQIDQFINEVLVLSQINHRNVVKLLGCCFETEVPLLVYEFVTKGTLFDYIHNTSKATKSNNSWEIHLRIATETAGVLSYLHSAASVPIIHRDVKSTNILLDETLTAKVSDFGASRLVPIDQAELSTMVQGTLGYLDPEYLQTSQLTEKSDVYSFGVVLVELLTRKKALSFDQPEEERNLAIYFLSALKEDRLLQVLDDCIVNEGNIEQLKEVSNLAKRCLRMKGEERPTMKEVAMELEGLRRMVMHPWVSNEANSEETESLLGGISMETISCGGGGDSSSGYDTMRNHIMLPVNDGR from the exons ATGAGCATTCAAAGATTAatgcttctgcttctgcttctgcaaCTGATCACCTTCATAGAAGTGCTTTTAGCAGCTGCAGCTTCAGCTCAAACAACAGCAGCAACATTAAGCCCTCCTTCTTCTGATCAAGTAGAAGTCAAGCCTGGCTGCCAAGACAAGTGTGGAGATGTGAGCATCCCATATCCATTTGGCACAACCCAGGATTGTTACTACAACCAGGATTTCCTCATCACTTGCAATGACACGTATAACCCTCCAAAGCCTTTTCTTAGAAAAAGTGACTCAATTGAGGTAACAAACATATCTGTGGATGGGAAGTTGTATATTAAGCAATACATAGCCATACAATGTTTCAACAAGTCAGGCACGCCATTGGGTGGCTTAAAAaattctctctccctctccagaTTCTTCATATCAGACACCGATAACAAGTTCGTGGCGGTCGGGTGTGACACCTCTGCAAAGATCATAGGTTACAAAAGGAGAGCCTACGGGTACACCGGTGGGTGCACCACAACGTGTGGCAGCATTGACTATGTTGCCAACTATTCATGCTCTGGTATAGGCTGTTGCCAAACATCCATTGCTAAAGGGATGACCTCTTTTAATGTAAGTGTAACTAGTTCCAACAACCATAAGAATGTGTGGGATTTCAGCCCCTGCAGCTATGCCTTCGTAGTCGAAGAGGGAAAGTTCAACTTCTCCTCCAACATGCTCAAGGATTTGGAAGAGGTGAGATTGCTCCCAGTGGTACTAGATTGGTCAATTGGAAATGAAGCATGTGAAGttgttgaaaataaaaagttgatgAACTACACATGTCAAAAGAACAGTAGGTGTGATGATGTCGACAATGGTGTCGGGTATCGCTGCAAGTGCATGGACGGTTACCATGGGAATCCATACCTCAATGGCTGCCGTG ACATTAATGAATGCGATGATGCAAACCTCCATGACTGCAAACAAAATTGTATAAATACAGATGGAGGCTATAAATGTTCTTGCCGGAAGGGGTACCATGGTGATGGTAAAACAAACGGAGAAGGTTGCTCCCCTAATCGAACATTAGTTGTTCAGATTACTGTTG GAATCGGGGTCAGCCTCTTAGCCTTGCTAATGGGAAGCTTATGGTTTTACTTGGGATACAAAAGGTGGAAGCTGATGAAGCTGAAGGAGAAGTTCTTCCGGAAAAATGGAGGACTTATGCTACAACAGCAACTTTCAGAACGACAAGGATCCACTCACGAAACGGCGAAAATCTTCACTGCAGAAGAACTTGAGAAGGCCACCAACAATTATAGTGAGACTAGAATCATTGGCAAGGGAGGTTTTGGTACGGTGTACAAAGGAATTTTGGTAGACGGCCGGGTGGTTGCAATCAAGAAGTCAAAAATGGTGGATCAAAGCCAAATAGACCAATTCATTAATGAAGTGTTGGTGCTTTCCCAAATCAACCATAGAAATGTGGTCAAGCTTTTAGGTTGTTGTTTTGAAACAGAAGTTCCACTGCTAGTTTATGAGTTTGTCACCAAGGGAACCCTCTTCGACTACATCCATAACACAAGCAAGGCAACGAAATCAAACAATTCTTGGGAAATCCATCTAAGGATAGCTACAGAAACTGCCGGAGTGCTATCCTACTTGCACTCTGCAGCCTCTGTTCCTATCATTCACAGAGATGTCAAGTCCACAAACATACTCCTGGATGAAACTCTCACAGCAAAAGTGTCTGATTTTGGCGCCTCAAGATTGGTTCCTATAGACCAAGCTGAGTTATCTACGATGGTGCAAGGAACTCTGGGGTATTTAGACCCCGAATACTTGCAGACAAGCCAATTGACAGAGAAAAGTGATGTTTACAGTTTCGGGGTTGTCCTGGTTGAGCTACTAACAAGAAAGAAAGCGCTTTCCTTTGACCAGccagaggaagagagaaatttggctatatattttctttctgcaTTGAAAGAGGACCGCTTGTTACAAGTTCTTGATGATTGTATTGTGAATGAGGGAAACATTGAGCAGCTTAAAGAGGTTTCAAACCTTGCGAAGAGGTGTTTGAGAATGAAAGGAGAAGAAAGGCCAACAATGAAGGAAGTGGCTATGGAACTAGAAGGACTGAGAAGGATGGTAATGCATCCATGGGTTAGCAATGAAGCCAATTCAGAAGAGACTGAGTCCCTTCTTGGTGGAATATCCATGGAAACTATTAGTTGTGGAGGCGGTGGCGATTCAAGTTCTGGGTATGATACCATGAGGAACCACATTATGCTACCAGTAAATGATGGGAGATGA
- the LOC117629668 gene encoding gibberellin 20 oxidase 2-like encodes MDSSASVVLSSPCAKLPNLEGNHGNIEKGGVAPFIDSAFLQKQSQVPTGFVWPEADLVSAHQELNEPLVDLEGFFKGDVVATENAAKAIRSSCVSHGFFQVINHGVDLNLIKLADDHLDKFFKLPVEEKAKVKRCPGSPYGYSGSHADRFSAKLPWKETLSFAFHQGPNPVVADFCKSKLGKDFEETGRVYQKYCEAMHNLALSVTELLAISLKVDRMHYREFFEDAHSILRCNFYPTCQEPSLSLGTGPHCDPISLTILYQDQVRGLDVFVNNLWQTVRPIQGALVINIGDTFSALTNGMYKSCLHRAVVNSQKERRSMAFFLCPRDDKVVKPPEDLLCIEGMTRKFPDFTWSDFLRFTQYNYRPDETTLQKFSNWLLAADNNKHL; translated from the exons ATGGATTCAAGTGCCTCTGTTGTCTTGTCCTCTCCATGCGCAAAGCTTCCAAACCTTGAAGGAAACCATGGCAATATCGAAAAGGGAGGCGTTGCTCCTTTTATTGACTCAGCTTTCCTTCAAAAACAATCCCAAGTGCCCACTGGTTTCGTTTGGCCTGAGGCAGACTTGGTTTCTGCTCATCAAGAGCTCAATGAACCACTGGTGGATCTTGAGGGTTTCTTCAAGGGTGATGTTGTGGCAACTGAGAATGCTGCCAAGGCCATTAGGTCATCTTGCGTGAGCCATGGTTTTTTCCAAGTGATCAACCATGGGGTCGATCTAAATCTCATCAAACTCGCTGATGATCATTTGGATAAATTCTTCAAGCTTCCTGTAGAGGAGAAAGCAAAGGTAAAGAGGTGTCCTGGTAGCCCTTATGGCTATTCGGGTTCCCATGCTGATCGATTTTCGGCCAAATTGCCATGGAAGGAAActctttcttttgctttccatcaaGGTCCAAACCCAGTTGTGGCCGATTTCTGCAAATCCAAACTAGGCAAAGATTTCGAAGAAACAGG gAGGGTCTACCAAAAGTATTGTGAAGCAATGCACAATTTGGCTCTTTCAGTTACGGAGCTCCTGGCAATTAGTTTGAAAGTGGATCGAATGCACTACAGAGAGTTCTTTGAAGATGCTCACTCTATCCTGAGGTGCAACTTCTATCCAACTTGCCAAGAGCCAAGTCTTTCTCTTGGAACGGGACCTCATTGTGATCCAATATCCCTCACCATTCTTTACCAAGACCAGGTTAGAGGGCTTGATGTGTTTGTCAACAACCTATGGCAGACGGTTCGACCTATTCAAGGTGCCCTAGTCATCAACATTGGCGATACCTTCTCG GCATTAACGAATGGCATGTACAAGAGTTGCTTGCACAGGGCCGTCGTGAACAGCCAGAAGGAGAGGAGGTCAATGGCATTCTTTCTGTGCCCAAGAGATGACAAGGTGGTGAAGCCCCCAGAGGATCTTCTGTGCATCGAGGGGATGACAAGAAAGTTCCCGGATTTCACATGGTCAGATTTTCTCCGATTCACTCAATATAACTACAGGCCTGACGAAACTACCCTCCAAAAGTTCAGCAACTGGCTACTTGCTGCTGATAATAACAAACATCTCTAG
- the LOC117614022 gene encoding putative wall-associated receptor kinase-like 16 isoform X2, whose protein sequence is MTRITLQSLFLEKVTQLRFFISDTDNKFVAVGCDTSAKIIGYKRRAYGYTGGCTTTCGSIDYVANYSCSGIGCCQTSIAKGMTSFNVSVTSSNNHKNVWDFSPCSYAFVVEEGKFNFSSNMLKDLEEVRLLPVVLDWSIGNEACEVVENKKLMNYTCQKNSRCDDVDNGVGYRCKCMDGYHGNPYLNGCRDINECDDANLHDCKQNCINTDGGYKCSCRKGYHGDGKTNGEGCSPNRTLVVQITVGIGVSLLALLMGSLWFYLGYKRWKLMKLKEKFFRKNGGLMLQQQLSERQGSTHETAKIFTAEELEKATNNYSETRIIGKGGFGTVYKGILVDGRVVAIKKSKMVDQSQIDQFINEVLVLSQINHRNVVKLLGCCFETEVPLLVYEFVTKGTLFDYIHNTSKATKSNNSWEIHLRIATETAGVLSYLHSAASVPIIHRDVKSTNILLDETLTAKVSDFGASRLVPIDQAELSTMVQGTLGYLDPEYLQTSQLTEKSDVYSFGVVLVELLTRKKALSFDQPEEERNLAIYFLSALKEDRLLQVLDDCIVNEGNIEQLKEVSNLAKRCLRMKGEERPTMKEVAMELEGLRRMVMHPWVSNEANSEETESLLGGISMETISCGGGGDSSSGYDTMRNHIMLPVNDGR, encoded by the exons ATGACACGTATAACCCTCCAAAGCCTTTTCTTAGAAAAAGTGACTCAATTGAG aTTCTTCATATCAGACACCGATAACAAGTTCGTGGCGGTCGGGTGTGACACCTCTGCAAAGATCATAGGTTACAAAAGGAGAGCCTACGGGTACACCGGTGGGTGCACCACAACGTGTGGCAGCATTGACTATGTTGCCAACTATTCATGCTCTGGTATAGGCTGTTGCCAAACATCCATTGCTAAAGGGATGACCTCTTTTAATGTAAGTGTAACTAGTTCCAACAACCATAAGAATGTGTGGGATTTCAGCCCCTGCAGCTATGCCTTCGTAGTCGAAGAGGGAAAGTTCAACTTCTCCTCCAACATGCTCAAGGATTTGGAAGAGGTGAGATTGCTCCCAGTGGTACTAGATTGGTCAATTGGAAATGAAGCATGTGAAGttgttgaaaataaaaagttgatgAACTACACATGTCAAAAGAACAGTAGGTGTGATGATGTCGACAATGGTGTCGGGTATCGCTGCAAGTGCATGGACGGTTACCATGGGAATCCATACCTCAATGGCTGCCGTG ACATTAATGAATGCGATGATGCAAACCTCCATGACTGCAAACAAAATTGTATAAATACAGATGGAGGCTATAAATGTTCTTGCCGGAAGGGGTACCATGGTGATGGTAAAACAAACGGAGAAGGTTGCTCCCCTAATCGAACATTAGTTGTTCAGATTACTGTTG GAATCGGGGTCAGCCTCTTAGCCTTGCTAATGGGAAGCTTATGGTTTTACTTGGGATACAAAAGGTGGAAGCTGATGAAGCTGAAGGAGAAGTTCTTCCGGAAAAATGGAGGACTTATGCTACAACAGCAACTTTCAGAACGACAAGGATCCACTCACGAAACGGCGAAAATCTTCACTGCAGAAGAACTTGAGAAGGCCACCAACAATTATAGTGAGACTAGAATCATTGGCAAGGGAGGTTTTGGTACGGTGTACAAAGGAATTTTGGTAGACGGCCGGGTGGTTGCAATCAAGAAGTCAAAAATGGTGGATCAAAGCCAAATAGACCAATTCATTAATGAAGTGTTGGTGCTTTCCCAAATCAACCATAGAAATGTGGTCAAGCTTTTAGGTTGTTGTTTTGAAACAGAAGTTCCACTGCTAGTTTATGAGTTTGTCACCAAGGGAACCCTCTTCGACTACATCCATAACACAAGCAAGGCAACGAAATCAAACAATTCTTGGGAAATCCATCTAAGGATAGCTACAGAAACTGCCGGAGTGCTATCCTACTTGCACTCTGCAGCCTCTGTTCCTATCATTCACAGAGATGTCAAGTCCACAAACATACTCCTGGATGAAACTCTCACAGCAAAAGTGTCTGATTTTGGCGCCTCAAGATTGGTTCCTATAGACCAAGCTGAGTTATCTACGATGGTGCAAGGAACTCTGGGGTATTTAGACCCCGAATACTTGCAGACAAGCCAATTGACAGAGAAAAGTGATGTTTACAGTTTCGGGGTTGTCCTGGTTGAGCTACTAACAAGAAAGAAAGCGCTTTCCTTTGACCAGccagaggaagagagaaatttggctatatattttctttctgcaTTGAAAGAGGACCGCTTGTTACAAGTTCTTGATGATTGTATTGTGAATGAGGGAAACATTGAGCAGCTTAAAGAGGTTTCAAACCTTGCGAAGAGGTGTTTGAGAATGAAAGGAGAAGAAAGGCCAACAATGAAGGAAGTGGCTATGGAACTAGAAGGACTGAGAAGGATGGTAATGCATCCATGGGTTAGCAATGAAGCCAATTCAGAAGAGACTGAGTCCCTTCTTGGTGGAATATCCATGGAAACTATTAGTTGTGGAGGCGGTGGCGATTCAAGTTCTGGGTATGATACCATGAGGAACCACATTATGCTACCAGTAAATGATGGGAGATGA